In one Nitrospirota bacterium genomic region, the following are encoded:
- a CDS encoding FG-GAP repeat protein: protein MKSFKQRFGMAIIFLGILLGHLSLITSLFSGGAYAQAPIGSNISPAPPDGFGWVTRSIADLDGDGVRDIAVGAPQTGTIYPTATGAGAVYIYSGRTGSLIRTISNPNGTEQSIFGWYMVEAGDLGRDGKSDLLVSAPFSGTTSYGFDGPGSAYAISGADGHVIYR from the coding sequence ATGAAGAGTTTTAAGCAAAGATTTGGAATGGCCATCATATTTTTAGGGATCCTTTTAGGACATTTATCTTTAATAACCTCTCTATTTTCAGGTGGGGCGTATGCTCAAGCACCCATAGGTTCAAATATTTCTCCTGCTCCCCCAGATGGTTTTGGTTGGGTGACAAGAAGTATTGCTGATCTTGATGGTGATGGGGTGCGAGATATCGCGGTTGGCGCCCCGCAGACCGGGACGATCTACCCAACGGCGACTGGCGCTGGGGCTGTTTACATCTATTCAGGACGAACTGGATCATTAATTCGAACGATTTCGAACCCCAATGGCACGGAACAGTCGATTTTCGGCTGGTATATGGTCGAAGCCGGAGACCTTGGCCGTGATGGAAAGTCTGATCTGTTGGTCAGCGCGCCGTTTTCAGGAACCACCTCCTATGGGTTTGATGGCCCCGGAAGCGCCTACGCGATTTCGGGTGCGGATGGGCATGTGATCTATCG